Sequence from the Candidatus Paracaedibacteraceae bacterium genome:
AGACAATGTGTGAACGCGACGCAGGCTCATGTTTTCGCCGATTGTTGCGATCAAGCGTGTGATTTCGCCATCAACAGTGTTTGCATCATCGTATTTTGCTGTTTTAAGAGCATCTGCATCGTGGGATCCAGCCAAAGCAATTTCTGTTACATTACGAACCATTGCTTGGAATTGGTCGTTACGAGCAACGAAGTCTGTTTCAGCGTTAATTTCAACAACGGAACCTTTTGAACCGGATGTTGCAACACCAACAAGACCTTCAGCAGCAACGCGGCCGGCTTTCTTAGCAGCAGCAGCCAAACCTTTTTTACGAAGCCAGTCAACTGCTTCTTCAAGGTTTCCATTGGTTTCGGTCAATGCTTTTTTGCAGTCCATCATACCTGCACCAGACTTTTCGCGAAGGTCGCGAACCAAAGCGGCGGTAATTTCAGCCATTTTAATCTCCAGAAAAAATTATGAAAAAAAGGAATGCCTGACTTGCGTCAGGCTATGATTTTATTCAGCTGCAGCAGCTTCTTCAGCTAACAACTCTTCAGGAAGATCGGTGGATGCACCGATGTCGAAACCTGCGTTTGTCATTTCAGCTTGTAGACCATCCAAAACCGCACCGGCAACTAGGTCGCAGTACAGATGGATCGCGCGTTGTGCGTCGTCGTTACCTGGAACTGGGAATGTAACACCAGCTGGGTCAGAGTTGCTGTCCAAGATACCAACAACAGGAATGCCCAAGCGATTAGCTTCTTGAATTGCGATTGCTTCTTTGTTTGTATCGATCACGAACAATAGGTCAGGAAGACCACCCATATCACGGATACCACCCAAAGCCAATTCTAGTTTGGTGTATTCACGTTGTAGGTCTAGCTGTTCTTTCTTTGTTAGACCGGACATGCCTGTGTTTAGGCGTTCTTCTTGGTCTTTCATGCGCTTAATGGATTGGTTAACTGTTTTCCAGTTTGTCAAAGTTCCACCCAACCAACGGTGATTGATGTAGTACTGACCACACTTGGATGCAGCTTCTTTAACTTTTTGAGATGCCTGAGGTTTTGTTCCAACGAAAAGAACGCGGCCGCCAGCAGCAACTGTGTTACGAACAGCTTCGAGTGCACGGTGCAACAAGTTAACTGTTTGTTCCAAGTCCATAATATGAATGTTGTTGCGAACACCAAAAATAAATGGAGCCATCTTTGGGTTCCAGCGACGTGTATGGTGTCCGTAGTGAATACCAGCTTCCAAAAGCTGGCGCATAGTAAATGTTGGCAATGCCATTGTAAAAAACTCCTGTTTTCCGGTTATACCTCCACAAAAGTTCGCACATAATTCGTCTGAATTAGCACCGGATGGTTTTGACGGCTCACCCGTCAACACCACTTTTGTGTGTGGATTTCCTTGTGATAGTAGCAAACATTAATGGCGATTGCAAATGATTATGTGTGAGGGTTGATTTTCTGTGAGGTAACACTAAAATTTTTAGGACAATGAAGGAGGTACGGATGAGTGAACCTAATTTTATTAGTCAGAGCAAACAAGGGTTTTACGATGAAATAGAATGTTATGTGAAAGACCGTTTCTCGTCCATCAGGAAGAAAATGATTAAAAAGTGGTTTGATTTCAAAGATTACGGCATTAATGATACCCTTCCTGATGGGACCAATATAACACTAAGCGGCCTAGCTTTTGATGGAAGTGTTCAGGAATTGTTTTGGCGGAAAAGTTATTTTCCACAATATTTAGATGATATATTTAATGAAACTTTGCGGGGAATATTGAGCTATTCTGAAAAAAACACATTGAATCCAAATTCAGGTATCATTGTTTTGGAGAAATTGTGCTGTAAGTATATTCAAGCCCTGTATGAAGAAATGGCGAGGATAGACGCGAATCTTAGGGGGCAAGGGAAACCAAAAGAAAGAATTGATGTTGAAGACTATGTAAGGGCTCATCAGAAAGAAGTTATAGATAGACTAACAAAGTATAAATTAAACAAATGGGAAACTGTTTGTTTTTTTATAAAAAAACATGCGGTTAATCTTATTAAATTCTTTAAGTTCTGGTAGCCAGAAAGCTTAAGAAAACTATATATGGTACTATTTTAGGCTTATTCTATTGAGCTGGCTTATCTATGAAAAAAATATAATAATTGTGTATCAAAATAGAATTATTTTACTTATGATGTGTCCTAAGGTGCTGTAATTAGGAGATATTTCATGATAGATTTCGGAAGCTTGATTGGTGCAGAATTATTTAAGAGGGCGATAAATAAGCTCTTGGATTTCCTTGCTGGGTTAATTGGTGCAGAAAATAAAGACTCTCCGCCTGAAGACTTACCCCAAATACTTAGCGAAGAAAATAATAACTGTGTCAAATCAGAAACTTTGCCTGAAACTATTTCTGAAAATTTGACCTCAAAATTAAAGAGGCTTTTAAAAGCCCATAATATCCCGCTTATTTCTATTGGCGAACTGTTTAATTTGAAAGATTTTTCTTATTCAAAACTTGATGATCCAAATAAATTTGTTGACTGTTTTGATTCCCAACTTTTAGCTAAGATCTGTGATATTTTTTATATTAAGTTAGATTGGTTGCAAGGCAAAAAAACACTATTCAATAGTGTGCATTCTCCAAAACGTTGTTATAAAGCGATCGGGGACTTAGTCAGCTTTATTTGCAATGAAATTTATTCACCCTATAAAGCTTTAGAAACATGTGGTTTTGAATTATTTTTTTGTCTGAGTTCCAGTCAGAAATTTTCAACAAAAGAATTGTCTAGTATTAGGCATTTAAATGAAACGAGTGAAACCGGATTTTGTATTGTTGTTAAAATCACTAAGCGTTACGGATTGCAAAAAAGTGAATTCTCTACCTATCAGGTTTTTGATCATGGCATGAGGTGGAGTTATTGGAGAACTCGATACACTCTAAAATCAGTTGCTCTGTTGTGTTTAAAGTGGAATAAGAAAATCAATTTAGTTTCGATTGATGATGATTCATTTAGCGCATTATCGACGGGAGATGTTCTCCCTGCAGAGATTATGGAAGAGAATAGCGGAGAAATTATACATCATAGACATTTTGACTTTAGGGATTATGTGGAATCTTACCCACATATGAATCCGGAATTTGATGAAATGAAATCGGTGGAGTCATACTATAACGAACGGCGTTATAGAGAGTATGAAAATCTTTTTAAGTTCTGGCATGATAATCCACAGCTCCATCAAATAACAGGTTAAATTATTGCTTCTCCACCGTTTAAGTAACCTCTCCCACAGTGAGAGAGGTTCTTTTACTAATCAAGAACAGCCGCTTGTGGCACCGCAGGTATTGCACTTGAGGCAAGTGCCGTTGCGAACCATGGTAAAGTTACCGCAGTCACCACAGGCATCACCTTCGTATCCTTGGAGTCGTGCTTGTGCTGAACGTTCGGCGCGGGCAGAGACAACGGTTGATCGGCCTGTTGTGCCTGTTGCTTTTAGTTCTGATTTAATGACATAAAGATTACTTGAGGCGACAGTTTCATTTTCTGATACCTGAAGTGGTTTTTCTTCAACTAAATCTTGTTCATATTCATCTGCCTCACCAATAGTATCCGGTAACAGATCTTCTGGCTTAACGTGAGCTAAGTCATAACGGCCCAAATAACGTACGGCCAACTCGCGGAAGATATAGTCGAGAAGGGATGTCGCCATTTTAATTGCGTCATTTCCTTCGACCAGACCCGATGGTTCAAAGCGTGTGAAGGTAAACGCTTCGACATATTCTTCGAGAGGTACACCGTATTGCAGACCAATGGAAATAGACATGGCAAAGCTGTGCATCAAGGAACGGAATGCTGCACCTTCTTTGTGCATATCGATGAAAATTTCACCCAAGGTACCATCTTCATAATTTCCGGTACGTAGGTAAATTTTGTGTCCGCCAACGGCTGCTTTTTGGGTGTATCCATCGCGACGTGACGGCAGTTTTCGACGTTGGGATGCGTGGATAACCTTTTCAACAACCTTTTCGATCACTTTTTGGGAAATGATTTGAGCTTTTGCTGTGCTTGGTTTTTGGCTGAATTCTTCAACGTCTTCTTCGTCCAAAAGGGCAGAGTTTAACGGTTGAGATAGCTTAGATCCATCACGGTATAAGGCGTTCGCCTTTAAGCAAAGCTTCCATGACTTAATGTAAGATTCCTTACAATCGTCGATGGTTGCTGTGTTTGGCATATTAATGGTCTTAGAGATCGCGCCGGAAATGAACGGCTGTACAGCGGCCATCATTTCGATATGACTATCGATGGACAAGAAGCGCTTACCAATTTTACCACATGGATTTGCACAATCAAACACAGGGAGGTGTTCATCCTTCAAGTGTGGGGCGCCCTCAAGAGTCATGGTTCCACAGCAATATAGGTTCGCGGCTTCGATGTCAGCCTTGCTAAAGCCTAGGGCAGACAACATGTCAAAGCTGAAATCGCTGAGCTGTTCGTCTGTAAACTTCAAGACATCACGGCAGAATTCTTCGCCAAATGTAAACTTGTTAAAGGCAAACTTGACATCAAAGGCTGATTTTAGCGCTTCTTTGAGCTTACTTAGAGCTTCGTCTGTAAAGCCTTTTGCTTTTAATGTTTCGAAGTTAATAACCGGTGCGTGCTCAAGGGTGCCATGGCCGACGGCATACTTGGAAATTTCGTCGATTTGCTCAGCCGTGTAGCCTAATGTTGTTAGGGCTCGTGGTACCATACGGTTGATGATTTTAAAGTATCCACCACCCGCAAGTTTTTTGAACTTAACAAGAGCAAAGTCAGGTTCAACACCTGTGGTATCGCAGTCCATCACCAACCCAATTGTCCCAGTCGGAGCAATCACAGTTGTCTGGGCGTTACGATATCCGTACTTTTCACCGAGTGTTACTGCATTGTTCCAAGCTTCTTTTGAAGCTTTGATTAACTCTGGCATTGGGCAGTCTTTGGCAACCAATGGCACTGGTAGAATGGAAAGCTTTTCATATCCTTTGGATTCACCAAGTGCAGCGCGACGATGGTTGCGCATAACACGAAGCATTGATTCTTTGTTTGGCGCGTAACCAGAAAATGGTCCTTGTTCCTTAGCCATCTTTGCGGATGTGGCATAAGATACACCTGTCATGATCGCGGCAAGAGCACCAGCAATGGCGCGGGCTTCTTTGCTGTCATACGGAATACCCAGTGACATCAATAGACCGCCAATGTTGGCATAGCCAAGGCCAAGAGTGCGGAAGACATAAGAGCGTTCTGCAATTTCTTTGGACGGGAATTGAGCCATCATCACGGAAACCTCAAGAATAATGGTCCAGATAGTAATCGCGTGTTCATAGCTTTCCACGTTGAACTTTTTGTCAGGGCAGAATGTTGCAAGGTTCAATGAGGCTAAGTTACAAGCGGTGTCATCCAAGAACATGTATTCAGAACATGGATTGGATCCGTTAATGCGACCGCTCTCAGGGCATGTATGCCATTCATTGATGGTTGAGTCAAACTGAACCCCGGGGTCAGCTGATGCCCAAGCCGCATATCCAATCTTATCCCATAAATCTTGAGCCTTTAAGGTTTTGTGGACTGATCCATCTGTGCGGCGAATCAGATTCCAGTCTTTATTTTTTTCAACGGCGTTCAAAAATTCATTACTCAGGCGAACTGTGTTGTTTGAGTTTTGACCTGAAACGGTGAGGTATGCTTCGGAATCCCAGTCTGTATCATAAATGGCAATATCAATGGTTCTCTGTCCCATTTTGGCCATTTGGACAACGCGTTTAATATAGTTGTCAGGAACCATGGCGGAACGGGCTGCACGGATTGCACCTTTTAAAGCAGGGTTTGTTGATGCTTCAAAGCGGTTTTCCACAGGGGTTGCTTCATTTGTGCATGCTTCCATGATCATATTAAGGTGGAACTTGTTGTTCTTGGACCCTGTGACCAAGGCTGCAACTTTTTGTTCTTCAACCACTTTCCAGTTGACGAATTCCTCAACATCGGGGTGATCAACGTCAACGATAACCATTTTTGCAGCGCGACGTGTTGTCCCGCCTGATTTAATGGCGCCGGCTGAACGATCACCAATGCGAAGGAAGCTCATCAGGCCAGAGGAACGTCCGCCACCGGATAGAGGTTCACCTGAACCACGCAAGTTGGAGAAGTTTGTTCCTGTACCAGATCCATATTTAAAGAGTCGAGCTTCACGGACCCAAAGATCCATAATACCCCCATCGCCAACCAAATCGTCGCCAATGCTTTGAATAAAGCAAGCATGGGGTTGTGGGTGTTCATAAGCGTTTTCAGATTTTTTCAGTTCACCTGTTACGTGGTCAACATAATAGTGTCCTTGGGCCGGGCCATTAATTCCGTATGCCCAGTGCAGACCTGTATTGAACCATTGTGGTGAGTTCGGAGCAACCATTTGAGTGCACAACATATACCGTGTTTCATCATAAAAGGCGAGGGCGTCAGCTTCGGTATCGAAGTAGCCACCTTTCCAGCCCCAGTAAGTCCAAGCACCTGCAAGACGGTCAAATACCTGTGTTGATGTAGTTTCGGGGCCAAATTTAGCGTCTTTTGTCGCTTCTTTGCGCCATAGCCAAGAGGGGACGCCATCTTCCTTGACAGCGGTTAGTTTGTCTGGAACGCCAGCTTTTCTAAAATATTTTTGTGCCAATACATCACTGGCAACTTGTGACCAGCTGCTGGGGACATCAATGTTTTCTTGACGATAAACAATTGATCCGTCAGGATTTTTGATTTCACTGCTTGTTTTTGTGAACTGAATGCCATCATATGGACTTTTTCCCGCTGTTGTATACAGGCGACGTACTTGCATTTTTTGAACCCTCTACGATACTAAATATAGTTTGAAGTTTGGTCATAACCACCACATCTTGTGTTATCATTTCATATTTAAAAGTGAAAAAACAGTCTTGAAAAATTATTTTTTTAGTGCTTTGACATGGTTAATTTCAAAAATCTAATTTAATTGCGGAGTTAGCAAGGTGAAAAAAAATTTAGAAATATTGCTGGGAATTTACTTTTTGGTTTGGTAAAATGTATCCTATGTTTTACGAGGGAATTCGTACATAATACGGTTGACAAAAGCTGTGAAAAAGATATATCAACTAGTATTCGGTTTTTTTATTATTGGATAAATACTTATGGAAAAAAAGATACCAATGACACAAAATGGTTATGATCGCTTGCAAGAAGAGCTTCGTAACCTTAAGCAAAATGATCGTCAAGATGTTATTCGTGCAATTGCCGAAGCTCGGGAGCATGGGGATTTATCTGAAAATGCTGAATATCATGCTGCGAAAGAACGCCAAGGATTTATCGAGGGGCGTATTCTTGAGTTGGAAGATAAGATCTCTCGTGCTGAAATTATCGATGTCACCAAATTATCGGGTAGCGACATTAAATTTGGTGCAACCGTTACGCTGATTGATGAAGATACCGAAGAAAATCATCGTTACCAAATCGTTGGTGGGGATGAGTCTGATATTAAGCAAGGACGTATTTCTATCACGTCACCGTTGGCTCGTGCCTTGATTGGTAAGACCGTGGACGACATGGTTGAAGTCACAACACCGGGTGGTAGTAAGGCTTATTCTGTCATCAAAGTCGAATACATCTAATAGCAATCATCAGTTACCACCTTTCCCATAAGGGGAGAGGTGGGAGATTCGCCAAGCTTATCTATAAAACAAGGAGAGGGAGCAAATGTCATTAGCAGTGGGAAATCGTTTACCTAACGTCACTGTCAAAGCGATTGTTGACGGACAGGCGCAAGATTTGAATTTACCAGAATATCTATCTGGTAAAAAGGTTGTCTTGTTTGCTGTTCCCGGGGCGTTTACAGGGGTTTGTTCTAAAGATCATCTTCCTTCTTATGTTAACCAGTATGACGTTCTTAAATCAAATGGTATTGACGCTGTTATCTGTCTGGCAGTGAACGATATTCCGGTTTTGACCGCATGGTCCGATATTCATAATGCGGGTAAACTTGTTTTTATCTCTGACTGGGATGCTGCTTTGACAAGAACCATGGGAATGGATGTTGATCTTTCAGCATTCTCTTTAGGTATTCGGTCAAAACGTTATGCTGCCGTCATAGAGAACGGCATTGTTACGCACCTTAATATCGAAGATTCCCCGGGAACCTGTTCAGTTTCAAAGGCTGATACGATCTTAGAAGGTTTGCTTTAGTCATTTGTTCTCTGTTATCTCGCGCCCTGATGGCATATCTTGATCAAATTGATTTCCAGCTTGGAATGCTCTTTCATCAAGGGACGACCAACCCGGGCCTTCGAATCCTCGTGAGATCGTTTCCCCCATAGAAGAAAAATCTGGGCTATCGGATGATTCTCGTGGTGCTGAATTATCATCAGTATTTTTTCCAAGGCTCGCTATATCTGGAAGGATATCAGGGTTATCCGCGTGATCATCTGATGAGGATTCACGGAGACGGCGTTCCTCCTCTTCTTCATCCTGTCGTTTAAGTTGTCGCATGAGATTTAAAAGTTCTTCGGCAGTTGCGTTCGGTTTTTGTTTAATAGCCCGATCAAAGTAACCGTTCATGACATCTAGATAACGTGACAATTCTAATGTTGATTTTAACCAAGCGGTTATTGCTTTCTTGCGCATCTCAGGATTATTTTTTGTAAGGATGGTTACAATCTCTGAGCCAATCGCGGCTAGGTGTTTGTCACGCTGGGTATTCACATCTCTGGTGAATTGTTCTGTAGTTCGTCCCCA
This genomic interval carries:
- a CDS encoding peroxiredoxin — encoded protein: MSLAVGNRLPNVTVKAIVDGQAQDLNLPEYLSGKKVVLFAVPGAFTGVCSKDHLPSYVNQYDVLKSNGIDAVICLAVNDIPVLTAWSDIHNAGKLVFISDWDAALTRTMGMDVDLSAFSLGIRSKRYAAVIENGIVTHLNIEDSPGTCSVSKADTILEGLL
- a CDS encoding vitamin B12-dependent ribonucleotide reductase; protein product: MQVRRLYTTAGKSPYDGIQFTKTSSEIKNPDGSIVYRQENIDVPSSWSQVASDVLAQKYFRKAGVPDKLTAVKEDGVPSWLWRKEATKDAKFGPETTSTQVFDRLAGAWTYWGWKGGYFDTEADALAFYDETRYMLCTQMVAPNSPQWFNTGLHWAYGINGPAQGHYYVDHVTGELKKSENAYEHPQPHACFIQSIGDDLVGDGGIMDLWVREARLFKYGSGTGTNFSNLRGSGEPLSGGGRSSGLMSFLRIGDRSAGAIKSGGTTRRAAKMVIVDVDHPDVEEFVNWKVVEEQKVAALVTGSKNNKFHLNMIMEACTNEATPVENRFEASTNPALKGAIRAARSAMVPDNYIKRVVQMAKMGQRTIDIAIYDTDWDSEAYLTVSGQNSNNTVRLSNEFLNAVEKNKDWNLIRRTDGSVHKTLKAQDLWDKIGYAAWASADPGVQFDSTINEWHTCPESGRINGSNPCSEYMFLDDTACNLASLNLATFCPDKKFNVESYEHAITIWTIILEVSVMMAQFPSKEIAERSYVFRTLGLGYANIGGLLMSLGIPYDSKEARAIAGALAAIMTGVSYATSAKMAKEQGPFSGYAPNKESMLRVMRNHRRAALGESKGYEKLSILPVPLVAKDCPMPELIKASKEAWNNAVTLGEKYGYRNAQTTVIAPTGTIGLVMDCDTTGVEPDFALVKFKKLAGGGYFKIINRMVPRALTTLGYTAEQIDEISKYAVGHGTLEHAPVINFETLKAKGFTDEALSKLKEALKSAFDVKFAFNKFTFGEEFCRDVLKFTDEQLSDFSFDMLSALGFSKADIEAANLYCCGTMTLEGAPHLKDEHLPVFDCANPCGKIGKRFLSIDSHIEMMAAVQPFISGAISKTINMPNTATIDDCKESYIKSWKLCLKANALYRDGSKLSQPLNSALLDEEDVEEFSQKPSTAKAQIISQKVIEKVVEKVIHASQRRKLPSRRDGYTQKAAVGGHKIYLRTGNYEDGTLGEIFIDMHKEGAAFRSLMHSFAMSISIGLQYGVPLEEYVEAFTFTRFEPSGLVEGNDAIKMATSLLDYIFRELAVRYLGRYDLAHVKPEDLLPDTIGEADEYEQDLVEEKPLQVSENETVASSNLYVIKSELKATGTTGRSTVVSARAERSAQARLQGYEGDACGDCGNFTMVRNGTCLKCNTCGATSGCS
- the greA gene encoding transcription elongation factor GreA, which encodes MEKKIPMTQNGYDRLQEELRNLKQNDRQDVIRAIAEAREHGDLSENAEYHAAKERQGFIEGRILELEDKISRAEIIDVTKLSGSDIKFGATVTLIDEDTEENHRYQIVGGDESDIKQGRISITSPLARALIGKTVDDMVEVTTPGGSKAYSVIKVEYI
- the rpsB gene encoding 30S ribosomal protein S2, whose protein sequence is MPTFTMRQLLEAGIHYGHHTRRWNPKMAPFIFGVRNNIHIMDLEQTVNLLHRALEAVRNTVAAGGRVLFVGTKPQASQKVKEAASKCGQYYINHRWLGGTLTNWKTVNQSIKRMKDQEERLNTGMSGLTKKEQLDLQREYTKLELALGGIRDMGGLPDLLFVIDTNKEAIAIQEANRLGIPVVGILDSNSDPAGVTFPVPGNDDAQRAIHLYCDLVAGAVLDGLQAEMTNAGFDIGASTDLPEELLAEEAAAAE